The Butyrivibrio sp. AE3004 genome contains a region encoding:
- a CDS encoding glycoside hydrolase family 28 protein, whose product MKFEVIDTEPRNITVELDNTECFMPAEAVKVMVNDIEYHAENRNVFSIGGLEPDKEYEVSIIDHEWICERKVIKTSYESVLLDVSEFGAVGDGKNDDTAYIQAAISSCPSDGTVYLGKGTFLSGPLFLKSGIHIWIDKGATLLGKTDRQSYPILPGMTLYTDETAEFNLGTWEGNPLSCFAALITGINVHDVKIFGEGTIDGNAQSGDWWINPKEKAGAWRPRLIFLKECSNVTVQGITVQNSPSWTIHPYYSEAINLIGLSIKNPDNSPNTDGIDPESCSDVNIIGTKISVGDDCIAIKSGKYYMALRHYKNTSNITVRNCRLNRGHGSVTVGSECAGGVNGVKVTRCLFDSTDRGLRIKTRRGRGEKSILQNILFENIKMENVRMPFTINMFYFCDPDGHSEYCQSKEFMEVNEMTPSIKDITARNIECAGVDVCLITVYGLPESKVEEVTLENIKAIYMDEKDRAPEVPVMMDGIDKMSGRGIFVRNTKKLVIRDVEVTGTVDSEPDISETDICDIENVKLG is encoded by the coding sequence ATGAAATTTGAAGTTATTGATACAGAGCCCAGAAATATTACGGTGGAACTTGATAATACTGAATGTTTTATGCCTGCAGAAGCAGTAAAAGTTATGGTTAATGATATTGAATATCATGCAGAGAACAGGAACGTATTTAGCATCGGTGGACTTGAACCTGATAAGGAATATGAGGTTTCAATCATTGATCATGAATGGATATGTGAAAGAAAAGTCATAAAAACATCTTATGAATCTGTTTTGCTGGATGTAAGTGAATTCGGGGCAGTCGGAGATGGAAAAAATGATGACACGGCATATATTCAGGCCGCAATAAGTTCATGCCCATCGGATGGAACGGTATACCTGGGAAAAGGAACATTTTTATCGGGACCATTGTTTCTTAAAAGCGGCATTCATATATGGATTGATAAAGGAGCGACTCTTTTAGGCAAAACCGATAGACAAAGTTACCCTATTCTGCCCGGAATGACACTATATACGGATGAAACTGCGGAATTTAACCTTGGTACCTGGGAAGGCAATCCTTTATCGTGCTTTGCCGCACTGATAACAGGTATTAATGTACATGATGTGAAGATATTCGGAGAGGGGACGATTGACGGTAATGCACAAAGCGGAGATTGGTGGATAAACCCCAAAGAAAAGGCTGGGGCATGGAGACCGAGACTGATATTCCTTAAGGAATGCAGTAACGTTACCGTGCAGGGGATAACTGTTCAGAATTCACCATCCTGGACAATCCATCCTTATTATTCGGAAGCAATAAATCTGATCGGTTTGAGCATTAAAAATCCGGACAATTCGCCAAATACTGATGGAATTGACCCTGAGAGCTGCAGTGATGTGAACATTATAGGAACTAAAATATCTGTTGGGGATGATTGCATAGCAATTAAGTCAGGAAAATATTACATGGCTCTTAGGCACTACAAGAATACATCAAATATAACTGTCAGGAATTGCAGGCTTAACAGAGGGCATGGAAGTGTCACAGTAGGAAGCGAATGTGCAGGTGGAGTAAATGGCGTAAAGGTGACCAGATGTCTGTTTGATTCCACTGACAGAGGACTCAGAATTAAGACAAGAAGAGGAAGGGGTGAAAAGTCAATTCTTCAAAATATTCTGTTTGAGAATATAAAAATGGAGAATGTAAGAATGCCGTTTACCATCAATATGTTTTATTTTTGTGATCCGGACGGACACAGCGAATACTGTCAAAGTAAAGAGTTCATGGAAGTCAATGAAATGACTCCGTCAATAAAAGATATTACTGCGAGAAATATCGAATGTGCGGGAGTTGACGTGTGCCTGATCACGGTATATGGACTTCCGGAATCTAAAGTTGAAGAGGTAACGCTTGAGAACATTAAGGCAATCTACATGGATGAAAAGGACAGAGCTCCCGAAGTCCCTGTCATGATGGATGGCATTGACAAGATGAGCGGGAGAGGAATATTTGTCAGAAACACAAAGAAACTTGTCATTAGGGATGTGGAAGTAACAGGTACGGTGGACTCGGAGCCGGATATCAGCGAAACAGATATATGTGACATAGAAAATGTAAAGTTAGGATAA
- the uxaC gene encoding glucuronate isomerase — protein MKNFLDEDFILQTETAKHIFHDYAEKLPIIDYHCHISPQEIYEDRRFETLGDVWFGGKQEDGSYFGDHYKWRLMRSNGIPEEMVTGREDELQRFKGFAETLTKAIGNPMYHWCNLELKKYFGITKPLTVQNAEEIWNKCNDMLQNDPGMTVRGLIRQSNVAYVGTTDDPTDSLEWHEKIANDDSIEFMVRPSFRPDKAINITKEGFREYIVKLAETVGKRSLDSAEEVIDALIQRVEFFAAHGCVASDHGLDYIPFKMMTMAECNNAFTKVMNGKEITLDEAEGYQTALLLSLGKAYHKHGIAMELHYSCLRNMNERMFRLEGPDTGFDMIANNSCGGNIAKLMSELDKTGELPKTIIFSLNPADNAQIGTILGCFQSSEVPGKIQHGPAWWFNDTKSGMEEQMKSLANLGLLGNFIGMLTDSRSFLSYTRHDYFRRIMCNLIGEWVENGEYPNDEKALESIVSGISYYNAKRYFGI, from the coding sequence ATGAAAAATTTTTTAGATGAAGATTTTATTTTACAAACTGAGACTGCAAAGCATATTTTTCATGATTATGCGGAAAAATTGCCAATAATTGATTATCATTGCCATATTTCACCTCAGGAAATATATGAGGACAGGAGATTTGAAACTCTTGGAGATGTATGGTTTGGGGGAAAACAGGAGGATGGTTCCTATTTTGGAGATCACTATAAATGGAGACTGATGCGTTCAAACGGAATTCCTGAGGAGATGGTAACGGGAAGGGAAGATGAACTGCAAAGATTCAAAGGATTTGCAGAAACTTTAACCAAAGCGATAGGCAACCCTATGTATCATTGGTGCAATCTGGAACTTAAAAAGTACTTCGGAATCACCAAGCCGCTTACTGTTCAAAATGCCGAGGAAATATGGAATAAATGTAATGACATGCTGCAAAATGATCCGGGGATGACCGTAAGAGGGCTGATCAGACAGAGCAACGTGGCATATGTGGGAACAACAGATGATCCGACAGACTCTCTTGAATGGCATGAGAAAATTGCGAACGACGATAGCATAGAGTTTATGGTTAGACCATCCTTCAGACCTGACAAGGCAATCAACATAACAAAAGAAGGCTTTAGAGAATATATTGTAAAACTTGCTGAAACTGTTGGAAAAAGATCACTTGATTCTGCTGAGGAAGTTATTGATGCGCTGATACAAAGAGTAGAATTTTTTGCTGCGCACGGCTGCGTTGCATCTGACCACGGACTGGATTATATCCCGTTTAAAATGATGACAATGGCCGAATGTAACAATGCTTTTACAAAGGTAATGAACGGGAAAGAAATAACACTTGATGAGGCAGAAGGATATCAGACAGCGCTGCTCCTTTCACTCGGAAAGGCTTATCACAAGCATGGAATTGCTATGGAGCTCCACTATTCCTGTCTTAGAAATATGAATGAGAGAATGTTCAGGCTGGAGGGACCGGATACCGGATTTGACATGATTGCCAATAATTCCTGCGGAGGGAATATTGCAAAGCTTATGTCGGAGCTTGATAAAACAGGTGAACTTCCAAAAACGATAATTTTCTCTTTGAATCCTGCAGATAATGCGCAGATAGGAACTATATTAGGATGCTTCCAGTCATCTGAGGTTCCCGGGAAAATTCAGCATGGTCCCGCATGGTGGTTTAATGACACCAAATCAGGAATGGAAGAGCAGATGAAATCGTTAGCTAATTTGGGGCTGCTTGGTAATTTTATTGGTATGCTTACAGACTCCAGATCATTTTTGTCATACACAAGGCATGATTATTTTAGAAGGATAATGTGCAATCTTATAGGAGAATGGGTAGAAAATGGGGAATACCCAAATGACGAGAAGGCACTGGAAAGCATTGTTTCCGGGATTTCTTATTATAACGCAAAGAGATATTTCGGAATCTGA
- a CDS encoding pectinesterase family protein produces MEKIRISVGPLGDYRTIGEAAEAVPYMASAVIDIAEGIYKEKLSIEKKDITLRGAGMNKTVISYDDCAEQLLEDNTKRGTFRSQTLFIGGERVKVQDLTVENTAGWGNGVGQALAIYADADEVVMENVSIRSRQDTLFMAPLPLTERFKNGFFGPRMLTNRRNTRQFYKNCVICGDVDFIFGGADAVFDNCEIVVMDRKKDINGYVTAPSENLGELGMVFRECHIHGENKDMEGTVFLGRPWRPTGKVAFIDCTYDNSIHPLRFSEWYEMETMESEAFFAEYNSRDEMGNEPDLSKRNKWVKLLSPEEASKIREAADSLVMSVRRQN; encoded by the coding sequence ATGGAAAAAATAAGGATATCAGTGGGTCCTTTGGGGGATTACCGCACAATAGGAGAAGCTGCTGAAGCAGTGCCGTATATGGCAAGTGCTGTTATAGATATAGCAGAAGGGATCTATAAAGAAAAACTGTCCATAGAAAAAAAGGACATAACCCTCAGAGGGGCCGGAATGAATAAGACGGTCATATCTTATGATGACTGTGCAGAACAGCTTCTTGAAGATAATACAAAAAGAGGGACGTTCAGAAGTCAGACATTATTTATCGGCGGAGAAAGGGTCAAAGTGCAGGATCTGACCGTAGAGAATACTGCAGGCTGGGGAAATGGCGTAGGTCAGGCGCTTGCAATTTACGCAGATGCTGATGAGGTTGTAATGGAGAATGTCAGTATACGCTCAAGGCAGGATACACTTTTTATGGCACCACTTCCTTTGACAGAGCGGTTTAAGAACGGTTTCTTTGGTCCACGTATGCTTACAAACAGGCGAAATACGCGTCAGTTTTATAAAAACTGTGTGATTTGTGGAGATGTTGATTTCATATTCGGCGGTGCGGATGCGGTGTTTGATAACTGTGAGATAGTGGTAATGGACAGGAAAAAAGACATTAACGGCTATGTTACAGCGCCTTCCGAAAATCTTGGAGAATTAGGCATGGTGTTTAGAGAATGCCATATCCATGGTGAGAATAAAGATATGGAAGGTACCGTATTTTTAGGAAGACCCTGGAGACCGACAGGTAAGGTGGCATTCATAGATTGCACCTACGATAATTCCATACACCCACTAAGATTCAGCGAGTGGTATGAGATGGAAACGATGGAGAGTGAGGCATTCTTTGCGGAATACAATTCGAGGGATGAAATGGGGAATGAGCCTGATTTATCAAAGAGAAATAAATGGGTAAAACTCCTGTCACCTGAGGAAGCTTCAAAAATAAGAGAAGCGGCAGATAGTCTGGTAATGAGTGTTAGGAGGCAGAATTAA
- a CDS encoding tagaturonate reductase produces the protein MEKLSYKLLGEKGYDGYLLKDAPERVLQFGEGNFLRAFVDYFIDLMNEKAGFNSKVVLCQPIEQGLADMINDQEGLYTLYLRGQENGQKVNNKRVISSVSRCLNPYREFDEFLACAKNPEMRFIVSNTTEAGIAYDPSCKPEDRPCASFPGKLTQFLYERFNNKLPGFIILSCELIDRNGDELLKCVNKYIDQWGLSEEFRDFVNNDNIFCSTLVDRIVPGYPRAEADAICEELGYKDNIIDTAEVFGAWVIEGPQKIKKEFPVEEAGLPILVVDNVDPYKKRKVRILNGAHTSMIMGAYLAGQNIVRDCMKDDVIRGYMNKALYDEIIPVLKGLDKKDLEDFAAAVTDRFANPFIDHELLSISLNSASKWKARVMYTVLEYYEQKKELPKVLTFSFAAFLAFYHRGYEKREGALVAERDNNEYLIKDDEWVLDAFLALKDADNEKLARDIIANEKMWGDALIKLSGFEEAVIKDLALIDEKGMYEAMREVQGE, from the coding sequence ATGGAGAAGCTTAGTTACAAACTATTGGGGGAAAAGGGGTACGATGGATACCTTCTAAAGGATGCACCGGAGAGGGTTCTTCAGTTTGGCGAAGGAAATTTCCTTCGTGCGTTCGTCGATTACTTTATCGATCTTATGAACGAAAAAGCAGGATTTAACAGCAAGGTTGTTTTATGTCAGCCAATAGAACAGGGACTCGCTGATATGATAAACGATCAGGAAGGTCTTTACACACTTTATTTACGGGGACAGGAAAATGGGCAAAAAGTTAATAACAAAAGAGTTATTTCCAGTGTTTCAAGATGCCTTAATCCATACAGAGAATTTGATGAATTCTTAGCCTGTGCCAAAAATCCCGAAATGAGATTCATTGTAAGCAACACTACAGAGGCAGGTATAGCTTATGATCCTTCCTGCAAACCGGAGGATAGACCGTGTGCAAGTTTTCCGGGAAAACTGACACAGTTCCTGTATGAAAGATTTAATAACAAACTTCCGGGATTTATTATTTTATCCTGCGAGCTCATAGACAGAAACGGAGATGAGCTACTAAAGTGCGTAAATAAATATATAGATCAGTGGGGATTGTCTGAAGAATTCAGAGACTTTGTAAATAATGATAATATTTTCTGCTCCACACTCGTGGACAGAATAGTTCCAGGTTATCCGAGAGCAGAAGCTGATGCTATTTGTGAGGAGCTTGGATATAAAGACAATATTATTGATACGGCTGAAGTGTTTGGCGCGTGGGTTATAGAAGGACCGCAGAAGATTAAGAAAGAATTTCCTGTGGAAGAAGCCGGACTTCCCATACTTGTAGTAGATAATGTTGATCCTTATAAAAAGCGCAAAGTAAGGATCTTAAACGGTGCGCATACATCTATGATTATGGGTGCATATCTTGCAGGACAGAATATTGTAAGAGATTGCATGAAAGATGATGTAATAAGGGGATATATGAATAAGGCTCTCTATGATGAGATTATTCCGGTTCTCAAGGGACTTGATAAGAAAGATCTTGAGGATTTCGCAGCCGCAGTTACAGACAGATTTGCAAATCCTTTCATTGACCATGAACTGCTTAGTATTTCCCTGAATTCAGCATCTAAGTGGAAGGCAAGAGTTATGTACACAGTACTCGAATATTATGAACAGAAGAAGGAGTTACCCAAAGTACTGACATTTTCGTTTGCTGCATTTCTTGCTTTTTATCACAGAGGTTATGAAAAGCGGGAAGGCGCTCTGGTTGCAGAAAGAGACAATAATGAATACCTTATCAAAGATGACGAATGGGTACTTGATGCGTTCCTTGCTCTGAAAGATGCTGATAATGAGAAGTTGGCAAGAGATATTATTGCCAATGAGAAGATGTGGGGAGATGCGCTCATAAAACTATCCGGATTTGAAGAAGCAGTTATTAAAGACCTTGCCCTGATAGATGAAAAGGGCATGTATGAAGCCATGAGGGAGGTTCAGGGTGAATAG
- a CDS encoding UxaA family hydrolase, whose product MNSIRIHPLDNVAVALRDLEKGEIIDASEDGLKTIEAIGRGHKVALNDIAEGSSIVKYGNCIGIATDEIKSGSFVHVHNVKTSLSENSKFEYKPEIPLLPKVANRTFMGYRRAKGKVGIRNEIWIIPTVGCVNRIAEKLARDNQNLVKGSIEGLYAYTHPYGCSQMGDDHETTKRVLAALVKHPNAGGVLVLSLGCENLTSEQFKEELREWNGERVKFLTCQDCEDEIEEGSKLLKELADYAGQSKREEIDACELIVGMKCGGSDGLSGITANPTVGRFSDRLISMGGSTVLTEVPEMFGAESILFNRCKDSATFHKAVCMVDNFKKYFVDHGQVVYENPSPGNKAGGITTLEDKSCGCVQKGGSAQISDVLEYAEPVKIKGLSLLSGPGNDMVSTTDLTAAGAHLILFTTGRGTPFGAPVPTVKISTNTALYEKKGSWIDFNAGKVAEGKESLDEAGDRLLDYVLDVASGQKTRQEDAGYREISIFKDGVTL is encoded by the coding sequence GTGAATAGTATCAGGATACATCCTCTGGATAATGTTGCAGTTGCACTTAGAGACCTAGAAAAGGGTGAAATTATAGATGCATCTGAAGATGGGTTAAAAACTATTGAGGCAATTGGAAGAGGGCATAAAGTAGCGCTTAATGACATAGCCGAAGGATCCTCGATAGTAAAATACGGAAACTGTATAGGCATTGCCACAGATGAAATAAAATCAGGAAGTTTTGTGCATGTACATAATGTCAAAACCTCTCTTTCTGAGAATTCCAAATTTGAGTATAAACCTGAAATACCATTGCTTCCTAAAGTAGCAAACAGGACTTTTATGGGTTACAGGAGAGCCAAAGGAAAAGTAGGAATCAGAAATGAAATATGGATTATTCCTACTGTCGGATGTGTGAACCGGATTGCGGAGAAATTGGCCAGAGACAATCAGAACCTTGTAAAGGGATCAATTGAGGGATTATATGCATATACCCATCCGTACGGATGCTCTCAAATGGGTGATGACCATGAAACTACAAAGAGGGTCCTTGCAGCACTTGTAAAACATCCAAATGCAGGCGGGGTTCTTGTTCTTTCTTTGGGGTGTGAGAATCTTACTTCAGAACAATTCAAGGAAGAACTCAGGGAATGGAACGGAGAAAGAGTGAAATTCCTTACCTGTCAGGACTGCGAAGACGAGATTGAGGAAGGCAGCAAACTTCTCAAAGAATTGGCGGATTATGCAGGCCAGTCCAAGCGTGAGGAAATAGATGCATGCGAGCTTATTGTAGGAATGAAGTGCGGAGGTTCTGATGGCCTTTCAGGAATAACTGCCAATCCAACGGTTGGCAGATTTTCTGACAGACTTATCTCTATGGGAGGTTCTACTGTTCTTACAGAGGTTCCTGAGATGTTCGGGGCTGAATCAATTCTTTTTAATAGATGTAAGGATAGCGCCACGTTCCATAAAGCAGTTTGTATGGTTGATAATTTCAAGAAATATTTTGTGGATCACGGACAGGTTGTATATGAAAATCCAAGCCCCGGAAATAAAGCTGGCGGGATTACAACTCTTGAGGACAAGTCTTGTGGATGTGTTCAAAAAGGCGGAAGTGCTCAGATTTCAGATGTACTGGAGTATGCTGAGCCGGTAAAAATTAAAGGACTGTCATTATTGTCAGGTCCGGGAAATGATATGGTATCTACTACAGACCTTACAGCTGCAGGAGCACATCTGATACTTTTTACAACCGGAAGGGGAACACCCTTTGGGGCACCTGTTCCGACAGTGAAGATTTCAACGAATACTGCGCTATATGAGAAGAAAGGCAGTTGGATAGATTTCAATGCAGGAAAGGTAGCTGAAGGAAAAGAGTCTCTGGATGAAGCAGGGGACAGACTCCTGGACTATGTTTTGGATGTTGCAAGTGGACAAAAAACCAGGCAGGAAGACGCCGGGTATAGAGAAATATCCATATTTAAAGATGGAGTAACGCTCTGA
- a CDS encoding glycoside hydrolase family 88/105 protein, producing MTKAETKELLKEYVLYLMENSDAEHPMWNIEKVRSGKQNKWNYIDGCMITALLRLYSITGERKSLDFADDFVSFYVNEDGTINTYEVGEYNLDNIRPACNLFALYDLTGREKYRKAMDTVRSQLDTMPRTKEGNFWHKQIYPNQVWLDGLYMAQPFYMEYERRYRKMNGCLDSFRQFENVRRFMRDEKTGLYYHGYDESRQMYWADKNTGCSPNFWLRATGWFMAALVDTAEAMGEQTYYEYRTLQDMLKNLADSLLNYLDPESKMFYQVIDKKGAAGNYLETSGSALISYALAKGVRLSYLPKRYAKISEEIFYGITEKYLSKNEDGLPRLGGICLVAGLGGKDHRDGSLSYYFGEPVVENDAKGTAPLLMAYTELLSLEQRGVLNEI from the coding sequence ATGACTAAAGCAGAAACAAAAGAACTTCTCAAAGAATATGTACTGTATCTGATGGAAAATTCCGATGCGGAACATCCTATGTGGAATATTGAGAAGGTCAGAAGCGGGAAACAGAATAAATGGAATTATATAGACGGGTGCATGATCACAGCGCTTCTAAGGCTATATTCAATAACGGGTGAGCGAAAGTCCCTGGATTTTGCAGATGATTTTGTCTCATTTTATGTAAATGAGGATGGAACAATAAATACCTATGAGGTAGGAGAATATAATCTGGATAATATAAGGCCTGCCTGCAACTTGTTCGCGCTATATGATCTGACCGGCAGGGAAAAATACAGAAAGGCTATGGATACAGTAAGAAGTCAGCTTGATACCATGCCAAGAACGAAGGAAGGCAATTTTTGGCATAAGCAGATTTATCCAAACCAGGTATGGCTTGATGGCTTATATATGGCACAGCCTTTTTATATGGAATATGAAAGAAGATATCGCAAGATGAACGGATGTCTTGATTCCTTCAGGCAGTTTGAGAATGTCAGAAGATTTATGCGAGATGAAAAGACAGGTCTGTATTATCACGGATATGACGAGTCAAGACAGATGTATTGGGCAGATAAAAATACGGGATGTAGCCCGAATTTCTGGCTAAGAGCGACAGGGTGGTTTATGGCTGCTCTTGTGGATACTGCAGAAGCAATGGGAGAGCAGACATATTACGAATACAGAACGCTTCAGGATATGTTAAAAAATCTGGCAGACAGTCTACTCAATTACCTTGATCCGGAATCAAAAATGTTTTACCAGGTAATAGACAAAAAGGGAGCTGCGGGCAATTATTTGGAGACCTCAGGGTCAGCCCTTATTTCTTATGCTTTGGCAAAAGGAGTGAGGTTATCTTATTTACCAAAAAGATATGCCAAAATTTCAGAAGAAATATTCTATGGAATAACAGAAAAATATCTGTCCAAAAACGAGGATGGTCTGCCAAGACTTGGAGGAATATGCCTTGTGGCAGGACTTGGTGGAAAAGATCACAGGGATGGTTCACTTTCGTACTATTTTGGTGAGCCTGTTGTAGAAAACGATGCGAAAGGAACTGCCCCGCTCCTGATGGCATATACAGAGCTTCTCAGTCTGGAACAACGAGGTGTGTTAAATGAAATTTGA
- a CDS encoding ABC transporter ATP-binding protein encodes MQLTQDSDSNRFEERYRKYKDKPLVALISFYSGYYHNFVLSVFFYTIKHSPVWIMPIVTANIINYVTRGAEDAGRLIIFNASIVAILLILNIPMNYLHMHFRASAVRKVEAGLRSALVHKVQTMSILSEKDIQSGRIQSKIIRDVEAIETLSDQIFVNFMNIIINVVVALTVTVSKSRVVFIFFLLMVPMAAILVYIFKKPIKVHNQRFRKEVEATSAKVSEMIELVPVTRAHALEEDEISRMDEQMYQIAAEGYQLDMVQTNFGAVSWAFFQMFQVICLVFTSFLALSGKIPAGDVVLYQSYFTTIVGQVTSMLNLLPTISKGLESVSSVGEILSVEDIEDNEGKISIDDLKGNYRFSHVRYAYPGDEKKVINDLDFEVHRGETVAFVGESGGGKSTILNLIIGFMMPVDGMIYVDGIPLNEINLRSYRRFLAVVPQNTALFSGSIRDNILYGTTDVSEEVLDRVIKESGLQEVIKKLPNGMDTFVGEHGDRLSGGQKQRISIARALIRDPKVIILDEATSALDAISEREVSGALDNMSDSRTTFIVAHKLATIRKADEIIVIKNGRVVEKGTYEELLNNKGYFYYMGEQFEN; translated from the coding sequence ATGCAATTGACACAAGATAGTGATTCAAACAGATTTGAGGAAAGGTACAGAAAATATAAGGACAAGCCGCTTGTAGCTCTAATATCTTTTTACAGTGGATATTATCATAACTTTGTTTTATCAGTATTTTTTTATACTATAAAACATTCACCTGTGTGGATAATGCCTATAGTTACAGCAAATATCATCAATTATGTAACAAGGGGAGCAGAAGATGCAGGCAGACTGATTATATTTAATGCATCGATTGTTGCAATATTGCTGATACTTAACATCCCTATGAATTATCTACATATGCATTTCAGGGCATCAGCAGTCAGAAAAGTTGAGGCCGGACTTAGAAGTGCACTTGTTCACAAAGTGCAGACGATGTCTATCCTGTCAGAAAAGGACATTCAGTCAGGACGTATACAGTCAAAAATAATACGTGATGTTGAGGCGATTGAGACACTATCAGATCAGATTTTTGTTAACTTCATGAATATCATCATCAATGTGGTGGTGGCACTTACAGTAACAGTATCAAAAAGCAGGGTTGTATTCATCTTTTTCCTATTGATGGTACCTATGGCGGCGATACTTGTATATATTTTCAAAAAACCGATAAAGGTTCATAACCAGCGTTTTAGAAAAGAAGTGGAGGCAACATCTGCAAAGGTATCAGAAATGATTGAACTGGTGCCTGTAACAAGAGCTCATGCACTTGAAGAAGATGAAATAAGCAGAATGGATGAACAAATGTATCAGATAGCAGCAGAAGGCTATCAGCTTGATATGGTTCAGACCAATTTTGGTGCGGTGAGCTGGGCTTTTTTTCAGATGTTTCAGGTAATATGCCTGGTATTCACATCTTTTCTTGCTCTGAGTGGCAAAATTCCTGCAGGTGACGTTGTTCTTTATCAAAGCTATTTTACAACTATAGTCGGGCAGGTGACGAGCATGCTGAATCTGTTGCCTACCATTTCAAAAGGGCTTGAGTCAGTAAGTAGTGTAGGTGAGATCTTGTCAGTTGAGGATATTGAAGATAACGAGGGAAAGATATCGATTGATGATTTAAAGGGCAATTACAGGTTTAGCCACGTCAGATATGCATATCCGGGTGATGAAAAAAAAGTAATAAACGATTTGGATTTCGAGGTACACCGGGGAGAAACAGTAGCATTTGTTGGAGAATCAGGAGGAGGTAAATCCACAATTCTCAATTTGATAATCGGCTTTATGATGCCGGTGGATGGGATGATATATGTGGATGGAATTCCGTTAAATGAGATTAATCTTAGAAGCTACAGGAGATTCCTGGCTGTAGTACCACAGAATACAGCGCTGTTTTCAGGATCTATCAGAGACAATATCCTCTATGGAACAACTGATGTATCTGAGGAGGTTTTAGATCGGGTCATAAAGGAATCAGGGTTACAGGAAGTGATAAAAAAGCTTCCGAATGGCATGGATACATTTGTGGGAGAACATGGTGACAGACTCTCGGGTGGCCAGAAACAAAGAATATCAATTGCAAGAGCGCTTATACGTGATCCCAAAGTCATCATTCTGGATGAGGCAACTTCCGCTCTTGATGCAATTTCCGAACGGGAGGTTTCCGGTGCACTTGATAATATGTCTGATTCAAGGACTACATTTATCGTAGCTCATAAACTGGCAACCATCAGAAAAGCAGACGAGATAATTGTTATAAAAAATGGCAGGGTTGTAGAAAAAGGCACCTATGAAGAACTATTGAATAACAAGGGATATTTTTATTATATGGGTGAACAATTTGAGAACTGA
- a CDS encoding sugar phosphate isomerase/epimerase family protein has translation MQIGLRAHDAEYGPLNELIPRIKEQGFSCIHLALSKSIKEFKVTESAMTPGLAMYIKNLCRNNHIDIAVLGNYQNLAHPDKDKLDEIKKRYIAHMRFASILGCGVVGTETGAVNAEYKYEPANHEREALDIFIKNLKPVVNAAEKFGVIVAIEPVWKHIVYGPEQARFVLDEIGSPNLQIIFDPVNMLYSGNIDEQDSIITRTFDLLKDDIAVIHMKDFELCGDELKSIPAGKGDLNYELLLSKIKEYKPCIQCTLENTSPDNAVDTRMYVEKLYANV, from the coding sequence ATGCAGATAGGATTACGTGCACATGATGCGGAATATGGACCGTTAAATGAACTTATACCCAGAATAAAAGAACAGGGCTTTAGCTGTATTCACCTGGCGCTTTCCAAATCCATAAAGGAATTCAAGGTGACTGAAAGTGCCATGACTCCCGGACTTGCCATGTATATTAAAAATCTATGCAGAAATAATCATATAGATATTGCAGTGCTTGGCAATTATCAAAATCTTGCACATCCCGACAAAGACAAACTTGATGAGATTAAGAAAAGATATATAGCGCACATGAGATTTGCATCAATTCTTGGCTGCGGCGTTGTGGGTACTGAAACTGGTGCGGTTAATGCTGAATATAAATACGAGCCGGCGAATCATGAGCGGGAAGCACTTGATATTTTTATTAAGAATCTGAAGCCGGTGGTAAATGCTGCGGAGAAATTCGGCGTGATAGTTGCTATAGAACCTGTCTGGAAGCATATTGTATACGGCCCTGAACAGGCGAGATTTGTGCTTGATGAGATAGGAAGTCCCAACCTTCAAATTATTTTTGACCCTGTAAACATGCTCTATTCAGGAAATATTGATGAACAGGACAGCATTATTACGAGGACCTTCGATTTGCTTAAGGATGATATAGCTGTAATTCATATGAAGGATTTCGAATTATGCGGAGATGAACTTAAATCAATACCTGCGGGTAAAGGTGACCTGAACTATGAACTTCTTTTATCCAAGATCAAAGAATACAAGCCGTGCATACAGTGTACTCTGGAAAACACATCTCCTGACAATGCGGTAGATACGCGAATGTATGTGGAGAAATTGTATGCAAACGTATAA